A single window of Desulfovibrio sp. G11 DNA harbors:
- a CDS encoding TusE/DsrC/DsvC family sulfur relay protein — translation MAEITYKGKSFEVDEDGFLLRFDDWCPEWMDYVKESEGISEITADHQKILDFLQDYYKKNGIAPMVRILSKNTGYKLKEVYELFPSGPGKGACKMAGLPKPTGCV, via the coding sequence ATGGCTGAGATCACCTATAAAGGCAAAAGCTTTGAAGTTGACGAAGACGGTTTCCTTCTGCGTTTTGACGACTGGTGCCCCGAATGGATGGATTATGTGAAGGAATCCGAAGGCATCTCCGAAATCACCGCTGACCACCAGAAGATCCTTGACTTCCTGCAGGACTACTACAAGAAGAACGGCATCGCCCCCATGGTCCGCATCCTGTCCAAGAATACCGGATACAAGCTGAAGGAAGTGTACGAACTCTTCCCCTCCGGCCCCGGCAAGGGCGCCTGCAAAATGGCCGGCCTGCCCAAGCCCACCGGCTGCGTGTAG